The window AAAGACGGTGACCGGGCAGGGCGCGGGTATGTTGACCGTCCCGCAACACACGTACCCCGTTGACCCACACGTCACGCACGCCGGTAGAGAGTTGGCCCGCATCGGCATAGGTGGCCCGGTCTTGAATGGTGGCCGGGTCAAAGACCACCACATCGGCAAACGCCCCCGCCCGCAGTTCGCCCCGGTCTGTCAGGCGCAGGTGCCCAGCGGGCAGTCCGGTCATGCGGTGTACGGCGTCTTCCAGGGTCAGCACGCCGCGTTCCCGCACATAGTGGGCCAGCAGGCGGGCAAAATTCCCCATCGCTCTGGGGTGTCCGGTGGTGCCGCCATCAGGTTGCAGGGCCGGGTCGTAGCCCGCCGCGTCCGATCCCAGCATGACCCAGGGTTCCAGCAGTTGGCGCTCGATGTTTTCTTCGGTCATCAGGTGCAGCAAGCAGCCCACGCGCTCCGGCTCCAGCACGATCAGATCAAGGGCCGCGTCGATCCAGTCCTGCCCCCGCGCCGCGGCAATGTCGGCCAACGATTTGCCGATGTAGGCCCGGTGTTCGGGCAGTTTCAGGCCCACTGGGAAGGCTCCGGCTGGCCCGGCGAGGCTGCCCAGCGGCTCCCAGGTGCCGTCCGGCTCCAGAATGGCCTGCCGAATGGCGGCGCGGGACTGCGGGTCACGCAGGCGCTCCACCAACTGGTCGCCCTCGCTGGCCCAGGGCGGCGCGAGGGCCGCCAACCCCGTGCCCCCGGCGGTGTACAGGTACATATCGGCGTAGATGTCCCGGCCCGCCGCCCGCTCGGCATTCACCCGCTCTATCAGCCGCTCCATCTTGGGCCAGGCCGCCTCGCCCGCCGCCTTCAGGTGATACAGATGCAGCCGCGCCCCGCTGCGCCCGGTGATCTCGAGCGCTTCTTCCAGCCCGTCCAGAATGGCGGCACTTTCGGAACGCATGTGGGTGATGTAGATGCCACCGAACGCCGCGACTTCCTCGCACAGCGAGGCGAGTTCATCGGTGCTGGCGTAACTGCCAGGCGGATAGATCAGTGCGGTGGCCAGTCCAAAAGCGCCGTCCTCCATCGCTTCGCGGACCACCCGGCGCATCTGCGCGATCTGATCGGGGGAACTGCTTCCCTCAGCGTGCCCCCGGCCTGACATTCTCACAGTTGCGCCGCCGATGAACGAGCCGAAGTTGACCGCCGCGCCCACCTGTTCTTGGGCACTTAGCCAGTCGCCGAAGCGCGTCCAGCCCTTGGAACGCTCGATCCACGCCGTGTCTTCTCCGGGCAGGCCGTGGATGGGGAAGCCGTGGGCCTCGCCCGCCACGGCCGGGGCCGGAGTCCAGCCCTCGCCCATTATTTCAGTGGTCACGCCCTGAATGACTTTGCTCACGCTCAGGCCGTCGTGCAGCAGCGTGGACACCGAGTGGCTCATCACGTCGATGAAGCCGGGGGCCACCGTCAGGCCTGTGGCGTCCACCACCTCGGCCCCAGCGGGTGCAGGGCCGCCGGGGCCGCTGATCCGGGCAATGCGCTCACCTTCGATTAGCAGGTCGGCCAGGCGTCCGGGGGTGCCAGTGCCGTCGATCAGCATGCCGCCCTTGATCCAGATCCCCGCGCTCACAAGGCGTCGACCGGCAGACTGGCCGTGCCAGCACGTTCACGCGGGTAGAGCCGGGCACCAAAGCGCATGAATTCCACCTCGCCCCCGCCAGTCAGAAACTCTACACCCAGTCCGTCAGCGTCCCCGCCCACCACGACGGCGGACTCTGGAGCGACAAAGCGCAGTGAGAGGGTCTGGGTGCCGCCCGCCGTGGTATCGGGGATGACCAGCATAACTTTGCCGTCCTCAACGCTGGCCTCGATCTTGTGCGGCTGACCCACAATGTCGTAGGTTCCCGCGAAGGCTTCAAGTGTGTCCACATTCAGCTTCACCTCCTCACGCTCCGGTTTGGTCAGGCCCAGCAGCTCGCGCTTGACCCAGTCGCTGAGTTGACGGTTGTAGGCATGGCCGTTGCTTGCATTGGCCATGGCGATAAAGCCCACTTTGCGGTCCGGCGAAACCCAGAAGTCGGACTGGTGGCCGATCGTGGTGCCGCCGTGACTGATGATCAGGGCTCCGGGGTGCTGGTCGATGAACCAACTCTGACCCACCTGGCCTTCCTCGCCCGGAAATGAATTGAGGCCGACGCCGACAGACCGGACCGGATTCCAGAGATGCGTGCGGTCCAGACCGCTCAGCGTGGAGGGTTCGGCCCCCTCCTGCTGATCGCCTGATGCCTCGGGTGTGGCCGCGGCGGGTTCCGGCATCGTTCCCGACATGATGTAGTGGGCGTACTTCGCCATATCGCTGACAGTAGACGAGCAGCTGCTCCCTGCCGGAGCGGCCGAGCGCATCATCATCCAGGGGCGCTGAGTGACCATCTCCCCCTTGATCTTGTTGTGTCCGGTGGCAAAGCGGTGGGTCATGATCTCGCCGGGAAAAAACAGGGTGTGGTCCATTCCCAAGGGCTTCAGGACCAGTTCGGTCACGGCTGCTTCGAACGTCTTGCCCGTGATCGTCTCGATGACCCGTCCAGCCACGTAGAACCCAGCATTGTTGTAGCTCCAGTGGCCCCGCAGCGGCACCACCTGCGGCGACTCGGCCAGAATGTTCAGCACCTTGGCCACCGCATCGTCGCCCTCACCGGTGTCCTCGAACAGATCGCCCTGAAACCCGCCCTGATGGGTCAAGACATCGCGGACCGTGAGAAGCGAGGCGACCGACTCATCTTTCAGCTTGAACTCCGGCAGGTAGGTCCGCACCGGCACGTCCAGATCTAGCTTGCCCTGCGCCACCAGCACCGAGCAGGTCAGCGAGGTGATGGTCTTGGTGGTGCTGCCGATCTGAAAGATGGTGTCGGAATTGATCGGCAGCGGGTTTTCCAGACTGGTCACGCCCAGGTTGACGAAGTGATCGCCGTCCGGCGTCAGCAGGCCCAGTGTGACGCCGGGAATCCTGTACTCCTCGAGCAGGCGCTTGGCCTCCTGCTCGAAGGCGGCGGCAAGTGTGGTGGTGCTTGTTGTGTCGGTCATGAGGTTCTCCTTGAACGGGGACAGGGCGGGCGGGTGCACGTCGGGCAGCACATCTGTGGGCTGAAACGCCTACTTGCTCAGCACGCGGAGCAGGTTGGTCCTGTTGAAATTCTCGTAGCCCTTGAGCGTTGAGGAGGTGGCGGCGAAGATCAGCGGCTGCGGCAGCGGGAAGGCGTACGTTTGCGCGTTCAGGTAGGTCAGCAGCGACTTGTAGAGTGGCTTGCGGGCGTTCTGGCCCACGGCGTCACGGGCGGTGTCCAGCATCTTCTCCATTCGGGGATCTTTGATGTTGGTGGCCGCAGCGAGGATGCCGCCGGAGCTGTACAGGCCGCGCAGGTTGGTGTCCGGGTCCGCGCCGCCCCAGGTCAGGGCGCTGAACGGCAACTTGCCGCCCAGCAGCGCGGCGTTGGCGGCGCTCAGTTCCACGGTGCTGATGGTCGCGTGGAATTTGGGGTTGAGCTTCTCGATGTTCTCCTTGAAGATCCCCGCCACCACCTGCGAGATCCCGCTGCCGCCAAAGGTCGACAGCGGCACCGTGAAGCCGGTGGTCCAAAGCTTACCCCCAAAGGCCTGCTTCAACTCGGCCTCGGCGACCTTGAGGTTGTAAGCGGGGGGTTTCAGGGTCTTGTCCTCGGCCCAGTTGTTGGTGGGCAGGGTGGTGTTGCGGGCCAGGCCGAACCCCTGCAAGGCGTCGCGGGTGTAGGTCTTGGTGTCGAAGAGCGCCGCGAAGCCTTTTCGAACATGAATATCGCTGAAGAAGTTGGCGGGGACGTTGTTCTCGGCCAGTTGACCGGCAGGCAGCAACTTGTCGTCTTTGATGTTCTGGTTGAAGAGCACCACGCCGGTCAGGTTCCGGGTCGGCAGATCCTCGTACACTTTCACGCCCGGACTTCCCTTGAGTTTTCCCAGCGTGTCACGGTCAGGAATCACAGCGATATCGGCGTCGCCCTTTTGCAGGGCCAGCACGCGGGCGGTGTCACTGTCCACCTTTTGCAGAATCACGTTTTTCAGTGCCGGGGCGCCGCCCCAGTACTGCGCGAAGCCCCTCAGCACGAACCGGCTGGGATCGCGCGCCACAAACTGGTAGGCCCCGGTGCCGACGGGCTTTTGCGCCAGCACAGAGTTGGACACGTCTTTGCCCAGAAACGCGCCGAAGTCCCTGGCCGTACCGCTCCAGTCGCCGCCCGCCACCAGCGTCTTCATCGGCACGATGTACACCTGCGCAATGGAATCCAGCAGGCTGGGCACATTGCGGTCCAGCGTCAGGACCAGTTGCCCCGCCGCGCTGCACTTCACCATGTTCGACAGCTTGGCGAAGGTATAGGTCTTCTTGACCTCGGGCGTGAAGCCGGGGATGCTCAGCAGGTTGGCACGAATCTGCGCGGCCAGTGAGGTTTCACTGCCGACCAGCAGCGTGCGGCGCACCGAGTACTCGGCATCCGAGCAGGTCATGGTCGAGCCGTCGTGAAACTTGACCCCTTTGCGCAGCGTGAATGTGGTGGTCTTGCCGTCCCTGCTCTGGGTGAAGGTGGTGGCGAGCAGCGGTTCGTACTTGCCGAAGTTGTCGAGGTACAACCCCTCGAACATCTGCTGGACGGGTAATACGTCAAAGGTCGCGACAGCCTGAGCGGGCTCCACGCTGGCCGTGGCCGAGGCGATCTGGTACACCAGGGCGTCTTTGGGCGTGGCCAGCGCGCTTGAAGCGAGAGCCAGGGTCAACGGAACGATGAAACGTTTCATGGGTGAACCTCCAGAGACGGGACAAGACAGAGGGGACGCGGAACAGGGTGGTCGACACTAGGGAAAAGGATCAGGCGGCATCAGCGGTTCCGGGGATCCAGGGCCTCGGCCAGGCTGTCACCCAGCAGGCTCCAGCCCAGGCTGTAGGCGAAGATGCACAGGCCCGGAAAGAGGGTGACGTACCAGTACGCGAAGGGCTCGCCGGGCGGCCCCTGAATCCATTTCTGGGCCAGGGCGATCAGTTGCCCCCAGTCGGCGTAGCCCAGCGGCGTGCCCAGGCCCAGAAAGGACAGCGTTCCGGCCACGATGGGCAGGCTGCCCATTTCCAGCACCACGATGGTGAGCAGCGGCCCGATGGCGTTGGGAAGCACATGCCGCAGGGCGACGCGCGCGCGGCTGGCCCCCAGGCTCTGCGCCGCCGCCGCGAACTCCAGTTCCCGCAGCCGCAACACCTCGGAGCGAACCACGCGCGCCAGCCCCGCCCACGACACCAGGCTCAGGGCGATGATGATGTTCAGCAGCCCCGGCCCCAGCGCGGCCACCAGCACCAGCACCAGCACCAGCGCGGGAAAGGCGAAGATCACGTCGGTCAGGCGCATCAGCAGGTTGTCGACCGCGCCGCCCAGGAAGCCGGCGGTCAGGCCCACCAGCGAGCCGATGGTCACGGTGATGGCCAGCACGGTCAGGCCCAGGAAGATGGCGGTGCGCGTGCCCCACACCAGGCCGTAACGGATGTCGTAGCCGTTTACGCGCCCCAGCGGTGCGTCGGGGGCCGGTGGATTGGGCCGGGCCGCAAAGCCCTCGCGCGGCATCTGGAGGCAAGCACCGGGCGTCGCCACCACCTCGCGCAGGTAGGCCAGCGGGCCGGGCACCGTCTGGGTTCCCTCCATGCCCAGCGCCCGGCGGCAGTTGCCCTGCGGCGGGGCCAGCACCGGGGCGAACAGCGCCACCAGCAGGAACAGGGTCACCAGCACCGCTCCCACACGGGCCAGCCGGTTGTGGCGAAACAGCCTGGCCCCGAAGCCGCCCCTGGCCTTCACATGGGCCGCGCGCACCTCGCCCCCGCTCACGCTGGTCACGCGTACCTCACGCGCGGGTCTATGACTGTATAGGCCAGGTCAATCGCCAGGTTGACGAGCACCACGATGGTCGCCGCCAGCAACGCGAAGCCCAGCACGCCCGGCAGGTCGCCCAGTGCCGCCGCCTGCGCGGCCCAGGCCCCGACGCCGGGATAGCCGAACAGCGTCTCGGCGATCACCGCGCCCTGAAGCAGCCCGGATATACTCAGGCCCGCCAGCGTGATCACCGTCAGCAGGGCGTTGCGCCGCGCGTGCTTGCGGACAATCACCCGCTCGCTGACCCCCTTGGCGCGGGCGGTGCGGATGTAATCGCTGTTCAGGGCCTCCAGCATGGAGGTGCGCGTGCCCTTGATCAGCCCGGCGCTGCCCACCACCATCAGGGTGAAAACCGGCATGATCAGGTGCTTGATGGCGTCCCAGAACACCTCGGGAC of the Deinococcus sp. QL22 genome contains:
- a CDS encoding serine hydrolase; the encoded protein is MTDTTSTTTLAAAFEQEAKRLLEEYRIPGVTLGLLTPDGDHFVNLGVTSLENPLPINSDTIFQIGSTTKTITSLTCSVLVAQGKLDLDVPVRTYLPEFKLKDESVASLLTVRDVLTHQGGFQGDLFEDTGEGDDAVAKVLNILAESPQVVPLRGHWSYNNAGFYVAGRVIETITGKTFEAAVTELVLKPLGMDHTLFFPGEIMTHRFATGHNKIKGEMVTQRPWMMMRSAAPAGSSCSSTVSDMAKYAHYIMSGTMPEPAAATPEASGDQQEGAEPSTLSGLDRTHLWNPVRSVGVGLNSFPGEEGQVGQSWFIDQHPGALIISHGGTTIGHQSDFWVSPDRKVGFIAMANASNGHAYNRQLSDWVKRELLGLTKPEREEVKLNVDTLEAFAGTYDIVGQPHKIEASVEDGKVMLVIPDTTAGGTQTLSLRFVAPESAVVVGGDADGLGVEFLTGGGEVEFMRFGARLYPRERAGTASLPVDAL
- a CDS encoding amidohydrolase family protein; the protein is MSAGIWIKGGMLIDGTGTPGRLADLLIEGERIARISGPGGPAPAGAEVVDATGLTVAPGFIDVMSHSVSTLLHDGLSVSKVIQGVTTEIMGEGWTPAPAVAGEAHGFPIHGLPGEDTAWIERSKGWTRFGDWLSAQEQVGAAVNFGSFIGGATVRMSGRGHAEGSSSPDQIAQMRRVVREAMEDGAFGLATALIYPPGSYASTDELASLCEEVAAFGGIYITHMRSESAAILDGLEEALEITGRSGARLHLYHLKAAGEAAWPKMERLIERVNAERAAGRDIYADMYLYTAGGTGLAALAPPWASEGDQLVERLRDPQSRAAIRQAILEPDGTWEPLGSLAGPAGAFPVGLKLPEHRAYIGKSLADIAAARGQDWIDAALDLIVLEPERVGCLLHLMTEENIERQLLEPWVMLGSDAAGYDPALQPDGGTTGHPRAMGNFARLLAHYVRERGVLTLEDAVHRMTGLPAGHLRLTDRGELRAGAFADVVVFDPATIQDRATYADAGQLSTGVRDVWVNGVRVLRDGQHTRALPGHRLSGSQQRSPQ
- a CDS encoding ABC transporter substrate-binding protein, which produces MKRFIVPLTLALASSALATPKDALVYQIASATASVEPAQAVATFDVLPVQQMFEGLYLDNFGKYEPLLATTFTQSRDGKTTTFTLRKGVKFHDGSTMTCSDAEYSVRRTLLVGSETSLAAQIRANLLSIPGFTPEVKKTYTFAKLSNMVKCSAAGQLVLTLDRNVPSLLDSIAQVYIVPMKTLVAGGDWSGTARDFGAFLGKDVSNSVLAQKPVGTGAYQFVARDPSRFVLRGFAQYWGGAPALKNVILQKVDSDTARVLALQKGDADIAVIPDRDTLGKLKGSPGVKVYEDLPTRNLTGVVLFNQNIKDDKLLPAGQLAENNVPANFFSDIHVRKGFAALFDTKTYTRDALQGFGLARNTTLPTNNWAEDKTLKPPAYNLKVAEAELKQAFGGKLWTTGFTVPLSTFGGSGISQVVAGIFKENIEKLNPKFHATISTVELSAANAALLGGKLPFSALTWGGADPDTNLRGLYSSGGILAAATNIKDPRMEKMLDTARDAVGQNARKPLYKSLLTYLNAQTYAFPLPQPLIFAATSSTLKGYENFNRTNLLRVLSK
- a CDS encoding ABC transporter permease, with protein sequence MTSVSGGEVRAAHVKARGGFGARLFRHNRLARVGAVLVTLFLLVALFAPVLAPPQGNCRRALGMEGTQTVPGPLAYLREVVATPGACLQMPREGFAARPNPPAPDAPLGRVNGYDIRYGLVWGTRTAIFLGLTVLAITVTIGSLVGLTAGFLGGAVDNLLMRLTDVIFAFPALVLVLVLVAALGPGLLNIIIALSLVSWAGLARVVRSEVLRLRELEFAAAAQSLGASRARVALRHVLPNAIGPLLTIVVLEMGSLPIVAGTLSFLGLGTPLGYADWGQLIALAQKWIQGPPGEPFAYWYVTLFPGLCIFAYSLGWSLLGDSLAEALDPRNR